A single genomic interval of Leptospira dzoumogneensis harbors:
- a CDS encoding YjgN family protein produces the protein MENSTTRAKFDGAGWDLFKLYLFNALATISTLGIYSFWARVRVERYLRQHTVFLGQRFDFHATGLERFIGFLKAAPIAIILFCAIKFPLKWWVFSAELEPLSNVIPIFLLLYILGPFIFVGRLRFHLSRTSYNNIRFHFAGRVLELVKIFLVGLPLTIITLGFYSPWFTIRLKRFQIENTYYGNAGFKFDGTGGSLFWIHLKGFLLLLPTLGFYASWWQANVYNYYWNQTTVNGIRFKSNLKGEDILVYTILSYMAILFSLGLAFPWIAVIWYKLFYEAISLEVEPDLSQIQPEFDKGASALAEGFESSLEALADIFD, from the coding sequence ATGGAAAATTCAACGACTCGCGCCAAATTTGACGGGGCCGGCTGGGACCTATTTAAATTATATCTTTTTAATGCTTTGGCTACGATCAGTACCTTAGGCATTTATTCTTTTTGGGCAAGAGTAAGGGTAGAAAGATATTTAAGACAACATACAGTTTTTTTAGGACAAAGATTCGATTTCCACGCTACCGGTCTGGAAAGATTTATAGGATTTTTAAAAGCTGCTCCCATCGCGATTATCTTATTTTGTGCGATTAAATTCCCTTTAAAATGGTGGGTATTTTCTGCAGAGCTTGAGCCTCTTTCCAACGTAATTCCTATCTTTCTTCTTTTATATATACTCGGGCCTTTTATCTTTGTAGGAAGATTAAGATTCCATTTAAGCAGGACCTCCTATAATAATATTAGATTTCATTTCGCGGGAAGAGTTCTGGAACTTGTTAAAATTTTCCTGGTAGGGCTTCCGCTTACGATCATAACTTTAGGATTTTATTCTCCTTGGTTCACGATCCGTCTGAAAAGATTCCAAATAGAGAATACATATTACGGTAACGCAGGATTTAAGTTTGATGGAACTGGAGGATCTTTGTTCTGGATCCATCTAAAAGGTTTCCTTCTTCTTTTACCTACATTAGGATTTTATGCTTCTTGGTGGCAGGCAAATGTTTATAATTATTATTGGAATCAAACTACCGTAAACGGGATCAGATTTAAGTCCAATTTAAAGGGAGAAGATATACTTGTTTATACGATTCTCTCTTATATGGCGATCTTGTTCTCTTTAGGTTTGGCATTTCCTTGGATCGCGGTAATCTGGTATAAATTATTTTACGAAGCTATCTCCTTAGAAGTGGAGCCGGATCTGAGCCAGATCCAGCCTGAATTTGATAAAGGAGCTTCCGCATTGGCAGAAGGATTCGAAAGTTCCTTGGAAGCCCTCGCGGATATATTCGATTAA
- a CDS encoding uracil-DNA glycosylase, whose translation MSETSKEQELAIIAGEVAPCVRCKLSTTRTQTVFGEGNPNAEVMFIGEGPGKQEDLTGRPFVGKAGELLTRIIERGMGVPRDSVYIANVTKCRPTVDLKFEKDRPPEEDEVIACSPFLLRQISIIQPKVIITLGNPSTRFILRTKEGITKLRGHWGDFHGIPVMPTYHPSYVIRNGGENSPLKRDVWEDIKKVLERLDWKRPG comes from the coding sequence ATGAGTGAAACTTCAAAAGAACAAGAGCTTGCGATCATCGCAGGAGAAGTTGCTCCTTGCGTTCGATGCAAATTGAGTACGACTCGGACCCAAACCGTTTTCGGAGAAGGGAATCCGAACGCAGAAGTCATGTTCATAGGAGAAGGTCCGGGCAAACAAGAGGACCTGACTGGCAGGCCATTCGTAGGAAAGGCGGGAGAATTATTAACTAGAATTATTGAAAGAGGGATGGGAGTTCCGAGAGACAGTGTCTATATCGCGAACGTAACTAAATGTAGACCAACGGTAGATCTAAAATTCGAAAAAGACAGACCTCCCGAAGAAGATGAAGTGATCGCATGTTCTCCTTTTTTACTCAGACAAATTTCTATCATACAACCAAAGGTGATCATCACCTTAGGAAATCCTTCCACTAGATTCATTCTGAGAACAAAAGAAGGGATTACCAAATTAAGAGGACATTGGGGAGATTTTCACGGGATCCCTGTGATGCCTACTTATCATCCCAGTTACGTAATCCGTAACGGTGGAGAGAATAGTCCCTTAAAAAGAGATGTCTGGGAAGATATAAAAAAAGTCTTAGAACGACTGGATTGGAAACGTCCGGGATAG